From the Pyramidobacter porci genome, the window GCGCGGACGGTTTCATAGTTTTCGGGCGTGCAGAACAGGTAGATCTTGTCGGCGCCTTTTCCTTTGACGATGATCAGCCGCTCTTTGGGATTGAATTTGGCCGCGCGCAAGGCGCTCCAGCGCAGGGAACGCCGCAGCGAGCCGCGGGCCAGCAGCGACGATCCGGCGGCCGTGAAGCTGCGCGCGAACAGGGAAAGGATCAGCCCCAGCCGGAAGAGCGCGCTCAGCCGCTTGCGCTGGCGTTCCTGATTGGCCGCGTAAACGCCGCTTTCGTCGAGACGGTACTCCACGTCGTAGCCGCCGCCGAAGACGGCGGTCACGAAGAGCGCGCCGATCGCGAGAAAAAAGCCGACGAAATAAAAAGCGTAGCGCGCTTCCCGCGCGCCGTCGGCAAAGCCGCGCTTGGCCATCCAGAGCAGCAGCAGGCCGAACGGAACGCCGACGACGACCGCGATCTGCCGCGTCACGGGATTGTTGCGGAAAAAAGAAACGCGCGTTTTCCACTCGAGGATCTCCGCACCGGGACTTTCGCCGTGTGCATTCGCCATCGTCTCACGCCTCCCCGCAGGATACGAAAAAGGCGGCAGCCTTCGAAGACCGCCGCACGGCGTTACATTTTCGACTTCAGATATTCGGGAACTCCGGGCACGCCCCAGCTCTCGGCCAGGGACAGCGCCGTCTTTCCGTCCGCGCCGGCGATCTTCGGGTCGGCGCCGGCTTCGACCAGCGTCTGCACGGCCTTCAGCGGCGCGCCCCAGCCGGACGCTACCAGCAGCGGGGTCTCTCCGTTCTTTCCGTACCGCCCGTTGAGCGGCGCGCCCTTGTCGAGGAGCAGGCGGAAGCAGGCCAGCGCGTCGTCCCACGCCCGGTCGGCCCCCTCTTTCGTGCGCTCCTGATCTTTGGCGGCGTCGCACAGCTTCCCGGCGGCGATGTGCATCAGCCCGTATCCGTCCTTGGAGGTGGCCTTCGGGTCGCCGCCGGCGTCGAGCAATGCCGCCAGCAGCTTGGGATCGGCCGAATTCCTGAACGCCAGCATGAGGATGCTGGAACCGTCCTTGTCACGCTCGTTGACGTCGTACAGCCCCAGCGAGATCAGCCAGAGCAGCCGCGCGGCCGCGTTCTTGCTCTTGGCGGCGTAGTACAGCGCGGAATTGCCGTTCTTGTCGGCGCCCTTGGGGTCGGCGCCGTGGTCGAGCAGCCACTGCAGCGTCTCCGGCGTGAAGTTCTCCCGCGCCGCCGCCGTCATGAACGGCGTCACGCCGCCGGGGGCCGCGGTGTCGATCTTCGCGCCCCGCGCCAGCAGCGCCTTGGGGATCTCCAGCTTTTCGTCGCCGGGCTGGTCAAGCCGCAGCGCCCACAGCAGCGGCGCGCCGCCGCCCGCGGCGACGTTGACGTCCGCGCCGCGCTCGACGAGCAGGAGCGCCGCGGGGCGGTTGTAGTTTTTCAGCGCCCAGGTCAGCGGCGAATGCGCTTTCTCGTTGGGGCGCAGGTTGACGTCGGCGCCCTTGTCGAGCAGCAGCTTCGCCACAGCGAGGTTGTCGTCGTCGCCGACGGCGAAGATCAGCGGCGAGCGGCCGTCGGAAGTCAGGGCGTTGACGTCGGCGCCGCGGGCCAGCAGCAGTTCCGCCAGCGCCGCGTTGCCCTTGGAAGCGGCGTAGTGCAGCGCGCGGAATCCCTTAGGGGTGGCGGCGCTGGGATCGGCGCCGTGTCTCAGCAGCAGCTCCGCGACCGGCAGGCCCTTCTCCTCTTGGGCGGCCAGGATCAGCGCCGTATCGCCGCCCTTTTCCGTCGAGCCTCCCGCGGTCCGGGCATTGGCGTCGGCGCCGTGCGCCAGCAGCAGCTCCGTCATCGCCGCGTCGGCATTGCGCGCGGCCTCGTGCAGCGCGTTGCGACCCGCCCTGTCGGTGTCGCAAATGCTCACGTCGGCGCCCAGCTTGAGCTGCTCCTCCGCTCTTTTCAGCTCGCCGTAGCGGGCGGCTTTCATCAGCTCCGTGCGCCCGTACTCGTCGACCGCGTTGACGTCCGCGGCTCCCGCGCTGCCGCACAGAGCCAGGACGGCCGCGGCGCACACCCAAAATTTCACGATCTTTTTCATGCGTTCGCCTCCTTTTGATATGTCGGCCGCCAGCGGCCGACGACGTGCCGAACGAAAATTTCCGCGGCGCGGAGCGCCGCCTCGCCGATCGAAAAATTTTAATCGTCAAAGACATGAATTTTACGTCGCGTTTTTATTTTATATGTTATTTTATCATGAAAACAAGATCAGGCAAGCGCGTCCATAAAACAAAAAGCCGCCGCGAAGATACGAAGACGCGGAGAAAGAGCTGCAAGCGAAATGCCGCGGGGCGGCCGTTCGTTTTTAGTTTTTCTCCGCGCCTTTGCGTCTTCGCGGCGGCTTTTGTCTGCTTTCGTTCTTTACGCCTGACTCTGCGCCCAGGCGGCGATCAGCGCCGCGCCGACGGGCAGGCAGCCCTCGTCGGGGTAAAAGCGCGGGCTGTGCAGCGGCTCTTCGGGACCGCCGGGGCGGCGCGCGCCGAGATCGACGTAGCAGCCGGGCACGCGCTCGGCGATGCAGGCGAAGTCGTCCACGCCCAGCTGCGGACAGGGCGGCGTGATCACGTTCTCCGCGCCCAGCTCGCGCGCGCCGACGCGGCGCACGACTTCGGCGACTTCGGCGTCGTTGATCAGCGCCGGGTAGCCTGCGATGAATTCCACTTCGGCGCTCAGCCGCAGGGCCGCGGCCATGCCCTCGACCAGTTCGCGCACGCGCGCCGTCGTGCGCGCGCGCGTGGCGGGGTTCAGAGTGCGCACGATGCCCTCGAATTCGGCGCTGTCGGGGATGATATTGCGCGCCGTTCCGGCGGCGAACCTGCCCACGGTCAGCACGGCGGGATCGAGCGGGCTGGTCTCGCGGCTGATCAGCAGCTGCAGGGCCGAAATGATCTGCGCGCCGCCGGCGACGACGTCCGCGCCAAGGTGGGGGTACGCGCCGTGGCAGCCGCGCCCGCGCAGCGTGACGTTGAACATGTCGCTGGCGCCGCGCGCCGGGCCGGAGATGACGCCGATCTGCCCGACTTCGAGGGACGGTGCGACATGCAGGCACAGCGCCGACGAAACGCCGTCGAGCGCTCCGGCCTCGATCATTTTCGCCGCGCCGCCATCGGTCTCCTCGGCGGGCTGAAAGAGCACGCGCAGGGTCGCCGCGCGCTTGCCCTCGCCGCGCAGCAGGCGCAGCGCCCCCAGAGCGCAGGTCATGTGGGCGTCGTGTCCGCAGGCGTGCATTTTACCGGCGTGGCGCGACGCCTGCGGCAGTCCGGTAGCTTCCGTGACGGGCAGCGCGTCCATGTCGGCGCGCAGCGCCATGATGGGGCCGCCCGGCTCGCCCGCCAGTTCGGCGACGAGCCCGCCGGCGCAGGCGAAATGCGGCACGCCCATCTCGTCGAGGCGCTCCGCCACGTAGGCGGTCGTCTCGGGCAGGTCGCGCCCCAGCTCGGGAATGCGGTGCAGCGCCTGATGCACTTCCGTCAGCCAAGGCTGGATGGTTCGGGCTTTTTTATACATCGTCACACACCTCGTCGCGTTCGATCTGAATATTCGTCCGTATTCTCTCACGCCGCGGGAACAAAAGCCACCGTGGAGGCACGAAGACACAAAGAAGATCAAAAGAGAAAACTCTTTTCCCTCGGAAAATTTTTACAAAAAAATACGCGGTATGTTGAACGCCCATGCCGAGATTCCGCGCGCAGGGGCGGCGCGTTTTCCTCCGCTTCGCCGCTTCTCCGTGGCGGACTTTGTTTCCAAAAAGCCCCGCGGCGGGCGCGGGGCGAAAGCGGATCACTTTTTGACTTTGCGGTCGAACTCGGTCATCAGAGCGTCGGCGGCGCTCTGCGCCTGGGCGCGCGGCACGAGCACGGCGATCTTGATCTCCGAGGTGGTGGCGCCGAGCACGTCAATGCGGGCGCGCTCAAGCGCGCCGAAAAAGCGCCCGGCCACGCCGGAAGCCGCCTGCATGCCGACGCCGATGGCCGACACCTTGGCGA encodes:
- a CDS encoding ankyrin repeat domain-containing protein: MKKIVKFWVCAAAVLALCGSAGAADVNAVDEYGRTELMKAARYGELKRAEEQLKLGADVSICDTDRAGRNALHEAARNADAAMTELLLAHGADANARTAGGSTEKGGDTALILAAQEEKGLPVAELLLRHGADPSAATPKGFRALHYAASKGNAALAELLLARGADVNALTSDGRSPLIFAVGDDDNLAVAKLLLDKGADVNLRPNEKAHSPLTWALKNYNRPAALLLVERGADVNVAAGGGAPLLWALRLDQPGDEKLEIPKALLARGAKIDTAAPGGVTPFMTAAARENFTPETLQWLLDHGADPKGADKNGNSALYYAAKSKNAAARLLWLISLGLYDVNERDKDGSSILMLAFRNSADPKLLAALLDAGGDPKATSKDGYGLMHIAAGKLCDAAKDQERTKEGADRAWDDALACFRLLLDKGAPLNGRYGKNGETPLLVASGWGAPLKAVQTLVEAGADPKIAGADGKTALSLAESWGVPGVPEYLKSKM
- a CDS encoding M20 metallopeptidase family protein, whose translation is MYKKARTIQPWLTEVHQALHRIPELGRDLPETTAYVAERLDEMGVPHFACAGGLVAELAGEPGGPIMALRADMDALPVTEATGLPQASRHAGKMHACGHDAHMTCALGALRLLRGEGKRAATLRVLFQPAEETDGGAAKMIEAGALDGVSSALCLHVAPSLEVGQIGVISGPARGASDMFNVTLRGRGCHGAYPHLGADVVAGGAQIISALQLLISRETSPLDPAVLTVGRFAAGTARNIIPDSAEFEGIVRTLNPATRARTTARVRELVEGMAAALRLSAEVEFIAGYPALINDAEVAEVVRRVGARELGAENVITPPCPQLGVDDFACIAERVPGCYVDLGARRPGGPEEPLHSPRFYPDEGCLPVGAALIAAWAQSQA